The DNA window CCTCGGCGCCCTGCCGCTGGAGATGGACAGGTGGGACCTGGACGTGGTGCTGACCGGCGCCCACAAGGCGCTGATGTGCCCGCCCGGCCTCTCCATCGTCGCCTTCTCCGAGCGGGCACGGGCGGCCAGCGAGCAGAACACCATGCCCCGCTTCTACTGGGACCTGAAGGCGGTGCACAGCAGCTACCTGAAGCGGCAGACGCCGTACACCCCGGCCATCTCGCTCTTCTACGCCCTTCAGGCCGCGCTGCGGCTCATCCAGGCCGAGACCCTGGAGGGCGCCTGGGCCCGCCATCGCGTGATGGGCGCCATGTGCCGGGCCGGCGTAAGGGCGATGGGCCTTCAGCTCCTGGCGCAGGACGAGGCCAGGGCCTCCAACGCCGTCACGGCCGTGGTCTCCCCCGTGGACCCGAAGCAGCTGCGCAAGGTGGCCCGGGAGCGGCTCGGCGTGCAGCTGGCCGGCGGCCAGGCGGAGCTTGCCGACAAGATCTTCCGCATCGGCCACCTGGGCTACGTGGTGCCGGGCGACGTGCTGCAGGCCCTCGCGGCCACCGAGATGGCGCTGGCGGTGCTCGGGCAGGACGTGCAGATCGGCAGGGCCGTGGCGGCGGCGCAGGAGGTGTGGATGCGGGAGCTTCGTGGATGACCGGTACCGGCCGGCGCTGCAGGCCGCGATGGCCGATCTGACCGCCGCCACCGTATGCGGGCGGCTGGTCGAGTGGGAGAGCGAGAAGGTCCGATACCCTGACAAAGGAGGCGATTCCCGATGAAGATCTTGGTGACGGAAGCGATTTCGGAGACGGGCATCAGCCTCCTGAAGGCTGAGCATGAGGTGGAGGTGCGCAAGGTGTCCCCGGCCGAACTGCTGGAGATCATCCCCGAGTACGACGCGCTGATCACCCGGTCGGAGACGAAGGTCACCGCTGAGGTGCTGGCGCGGGGCACCCGGCTGAAGGTCGTCGGACGGGCCGGCGTCGGCGTGGACAACATCGACGTGGCGGCCGCCACTGAGCGGGGCGTCGTCGTGGTCAACGTCCCCGGCGCCAACACCTACTCCACCGCCGAGCAGGCCTTCGGCCTCCTCATCGCCGTAGCCCGCAACATCCCACAGGCGCACCACGCCCTGGCCCGCGAGGGCCGCTGGGACCGGAAGACCTTCGTGGGCACTGAGCTGCACGGCAAGACGCTGGGCATCATCGGTCTGGGCCGCATCGGCTCCGAGGTGGCCGTGCGGGCGAGGGCCTTCGGCATGAAGGTGCTGGCCTACGACCCCTACGTGCCCGCCTCCCGTGCGGAGCACCTGGGCGTCACCCTCGTGCCGACCATTCCGGAGCTGCTTCCGCAGGTAGACTTCCTCTCCATCCACGCCGCCAAGACCCCGGAGTCGGCCCGGCTCATCGGCGCGGCCGAGCTGGCCCTGATGAAGCCCACCGCCCGCATCGTCAACTGCGCCCGGGGCGGGATGGTGGACGAGGAGGCGCTCTACGAGGCCCTGAAGGAGGGCCGGCTGGCCGGCGCCGCGCTGGACGTCTTCGCCAGCGAGCCCTGCACCGACAGCCCGCTGTTTGCACTGCCCAACGTGGTCGTCACCCCCCACCTCTCCGCCTCCACCGCTGAGGCGCAGGACGCCAACGGCCGCTACATCGCCCAGTACGTGCTCCGGGTGCTGCGCGGCGAACTGGTGCCCGAGGCGGTCAACCTGCCGCAGGTTCCCCGGGACGGCGCCCAGGTGGTCACCGATCACCTGCCGCTGGCCGAGACCCTGGGCTCCTTCCTGGCCCAGGCGTTCCCGGGGCAGGCGGAGGCCATCACCGTCACCTACTCCGGCGAGCTGGCCAAGCACCCCACCGCCCTGCTCACCAACACCGTGCTGAAGGGCTACCTGGCCACGCAGCTGGGCGACCACGTGAACTATATCAACTCGCCGTCCCTGGCCCGCCGGCGGGGGCTGGCCGTCCACGAGTCCCGGTCGCTTGCACACGCCCCGCTGGGCGAGAACGGCAACGGAGACAGGCTCGCGGCGGCAGCCGGTACCCTCTCCCCCGAGGCCAGCCTGATCACCGTCCGCTCCGAGGGGCCGCAGGGGGCGCACCAGGTGACCGGCATGCTGCGCCGGGACGGCGGAATGCGGTTCGTGGCCGTGGACGGCCTGCACATCGACATGGCCCCTTCCCGGCACATGCTGGTCAGCCAGCACCGGGACCAGCCGGGCATGGTGGGCCGCTTCGGCATGGCGCTGGCGGCCCGCGACATCAACATCGCCGGACTGCACCTGGCGCGGCACGAGCCCCGGGGCGAGGCCCTGATGCTGCTCCAGATCGACGAGCCGGCCCCGCCCGACCTGGTGGCCGAGCTGCGCACGGCCATGGCCGTTCCCACCGTCCAGGCGGTCACGCTGCCCATCGCCGACCGGGCCTGACCGGTCCAGGAAGGGATTGCCGTACGGGGCGCCGAACCCTCACCCTCGGCCTTCTGGCTGCTGGATGCCCCTTCCGGTGGCGGGAGAGGATAACATCAGCCTCCGTCGACTCTTGCAAGGAGGGTAATCACCCATGTTGGACTTGAAGTTCGTCCGCAACAATCCCGACGTCGTTCGCCAGGCGCTGATCAACAAGGGTGTCTCCGTCGATCTCGACCGCATCCTCGCCTTGGACGTGGAGCGCCGCCAGGGGCTCGCCGAGGTTGAGCAGCTCAAGGCGCGGCGCAACCAGGCGTCCAAGCAGGTAGGCCTGCTGAAGCAGCAGGGACAGGACGCCAGTGCGATCATCGCCGAGATGGGCGCCATCGGCGACCGCATCAAGGAGCTGGACGAGCGGGGGCGGCAGGTTGAGGCCGAACTGCAGGACCTGCTCCTGCAGCTGCCCAACATCCCCGCGCCGGACGTTCCGGTGGGCGAGGACGAGAGCGGCAACGTCGAGGTGAAGCGCTGGGGTGAGCCGCGCCGGTTTGACTTCCCCGTGAAGCCCCACTGGGACCTGGGCATCGGGCTCGATGTCCTCGACTTCGAACGGGCGGCCAAGGTGACCGGCAGCCGCTTCACGATCATCAAGGGCGGGCTGGCCCGGCTCAACCGGGCGCTGGTCAACTTCTTCCTCGACCACCACGTCGAGCGCGGCTACCGCGAGGTGCTGCCGCCCGTGATCATCAACACCGCCTCCTACTACGGCAGCGGCCAGTTCCCCAAGTTCAAGGAAGACGTGTTCAGCCTGGCCGGCACCGACTACCACCTCTCCTCCACCGCCGAGGTGCCGCTCATCAACATGCACCGGGACGAGATCCTCGACGAGTCGGCGCTGCCGATCAAGTACGTCGGCTACAGCGGCTGCTTCCGCAGCGAGGCGGGCGCTGCCGGGCGCGACACCCGCGGACTCATCCGGCAGCACTACTTCGAGAAGGTCGAGATGATCCAGTTCACCAAGCCCGAGGACAGCGACAGGGCGCTCATGGAGATCACCGAGAGCGCCGAGGCGATTCTCGAGAAGCTGGGCCTGCCGTACCGGCGCATGCTGATGTGCACCGGCGACATGGGCTTCGGCCAGTACAAGAAGTACGACATCGAGGTCTGGATGCCGAGCTACGAGCGGTACGTGGAGATCTCGTCCTGCTCGAACATGAGCGACTTCCAGGCCCGTCGCGCGAACATCCGCTACCGTCCCGCCGGCGGCAAGCCGGAGTTCGTGCACACGCTCAACGGTTCGGGCCTCGCCGTCGGCCGCACCCTCGCAGCCATCATGGAAAACTATCAGAACGCCGACGGCAGCATCACGGTTCCCGAGGTCC is part of the Symbiobacterium terraclitae genome and encodes:
- the serA gene encoding phosphoglycerate dehydrogenase → MKILVTEAISETGISLLKAEHEVEVRKVSPAELLEIIPEYDALITRSETKVTAEVLARGTRLKVVGRAGVGVDNIDVAAATERGVVVVNVPGANTYSTAEQAFGLLIAVARNIPQAHHALAREGRWDRKTFVGTELHGKTLGIIGLGRIGSEVAVRARAFGMKVLAYDPYVPASRAEHLGVTLVPTIPELLPQVDFLSIHAAKTPESARLIGAAELALMKPTARIVNCARGGMVDEEALYEALKEGRLAGAALDVFASEPCTDSPLFALPNVVVTPHLSASTAEAQDANGRYIAQYVLRVLRGELVPEAVNLPQVPRDGAQVVTDHLPLAETLGSFLAQAFPGQAEAITVTYSGELAKHPTALLTNTVLKGYLATQLGDHVNYINSPSLARRRGLAVHESRSLAHAPLGENGNGDRLAAAAGTLSPEASLITVRSEGPQGAHQVTGMLRRDGGMRFVAVDGLHIDMAPSRHMLVSQHRDQPGMVGRFGMALAARDINIAGLHLARHEPRGEALMLLQIDEPAPPDLVAELRTAMAVPTVQAVTLPIADRA
- the serS gene encoding serine--tRNA ligase, yielding MLDLKFVRNNPDVVRQALINKGVSVDLDRILALDVERRQGLAEVEQLKARRNQASKQVGLLKQQGQDASAIIAEMGAIGDRIKELDERGRQVEAELQDLLLQLPNIPAPDVPVGEDESGNVEVKRWGEPRRFDFPVKPHWDLGIGLDVLDFERAAKVTGSRFTIIKGGLARLNRALVNFFLDHHVERGYREVLPPVIINTASYYGSGQFPKFKEDVFSLAGTDYHLSSTAEVPLINMHRDEILDESALPIKYVGYSGCFRSEAGAAGRDTRGLIRQHYFEKVEMIQFTKPEDSDRALMEITESAEAILEKLGLPYRRMLMCTGDMGFGQYKKYDIEVWMPSYERYVEISSCSNMSDFQARRANIRYRPAGGKPEFVHTLNGSGLAVGRTLAAIMENYQNADGSITVPEVLRPYFGGDRITQ
- a CDS encoding pyridoxal-phosphate-dependent aminotransferase family protein is translated as MLREKSLLMIPGPTPIPPQVAAAMTQPMINHRGEAFSDLFDEVAVGLKQVFRTEQPVYVFPGAGSGGWEAALVNTLNPGDTVLSVSVGDFGERWFKVATKLGLAVERLRFEPGQAADPARIAERLADDREKRIKAVLIQHNETSTGVTNDVEAIARVVREHGALIMVDAVSGLGALPLEMDRWDLDVVLTGAHKALMCPPGLSIVAFSERARAASEQNTMPRFYWDLKAVHSSYLKRQTPYTPAISLFYALQAALRLIQAETLEGAWARHRVMGAMCRAGVRAMGLQLLAQDEARASNAVTAVVSPVDPKQLRKVARERLGVQLAGGQAELADKIFRIGHLGYVVPGDVLQALAATEMALAVLGQDVQIGRAVAAAQEVWMRELRG